A stretch of Channa argus isolate prfri chromosome 16, Channa argus male v1.0, whole genome shotgun sequence DNA encodes these proteins:
- the LOC137101907 gene encoding protein TUNAR-like — translation MSVPCGKAPPSSMSNAMLFLMFCKIGLRRKLQTFPGKMVNTVYSDEEKETQDKESKEETILAMLGIIGTILNLVVIIFVYIYTTL, via the exons ATGTCTGTGCCCTGTGGAAAGGCTCCCCCCTCCAGCATGTCCAATGCTATGTTATTCCTGATGTTCTGCAAG ATTGGTCTGAGACGAAAACTGCAGACTTTTCCAGGGAAAATGGTAAACACTGTCTACAGTGATGAGGAAAAGGAAACCCAAGACAAGGAAAGCAAGGAGGAGACCATCTTGGCCATGCTGGGCATCATTGGGACCATTCTCAACTTGGTAGTCATCATTTTTGTCTACATCTACACCACCTTGTAG